One segment of Helicobacter anatolicus DNA contains the following:
- the hisD gene encoding histidinol dehydrogenase has product MKIIKTTQDDFSQVFQSICNRGRVDGKKVVVKVMEILDSIQQGGNQAVLQQVAMFDNWQPSDVEDLRISFDSCKNAYEKLDSIDKKALHQAYDRIYAFHSKQKAKSWLDFEDNGNILGQKITPVERAGLYIPGGKAFYPSSLLMNAIPAIVAGVDEIVVCSPTPNNAPNSLYLAALYLCGIKEAYKIGGAGAIGMMAYGTENIKKVDVITGPGNIFVATAKKMVFGDVMIDMVAGPSEIVVIADKSADARSVANDLLAQAEHDEMASAILLTDSKELSQEVQEILMQTLPTLQRESIAATSLKDRGVIILCRDIKECLNLSNTLAPEHLELLIANPLEMLARIKHSGAIFIGPYAPEAMGDYIAGPNHTLPTGGSARFFSPLSVEHFMKKSSIIYLSKEGFEDLASSCERLAEIEGLGAHKNSISVRRK; this is encoded by the coding sequence ATGAAGATTATTAAAACTACACAAGATGATTTTTCACAAGTATTTCAAAGCATTTGTAATCGCGGGAGAGTTGATGGTAAAAAAGTGGTTGTTAAGGTGATGGAGATTTTAGATTCTATCCAACAAGGTGGTAATCAAGCAGTATTGCAACAAGTAGCGATGTTTGATAATTGGCAACCTAGTGATGTAGAGGATTTGCGGATTTCTTTTGATTCTTGTAAGAATGCTTATGAAAAATTAGATTCTATTGATAAAAAGGCATTGCATCAAGCATACGATCGTATTTATGCATTTCATTCCAAACAAAAGGCAAAAAGTTGGTTGGATTTTGAGGATAATGGGAATATTTTAGGACAAAAAATTACACCTGTAGAGAGAGCGGGGCTATATATTCCTGGAGGTAAGGCATTTTATCCAAGTTCGCTTCTAATGAATGCTATACCTGCTATTGTAGCAGGCGTTGATGAAATTGTAGTATGTAGCCCTACTCCAAATAATGCACCTAACTCTTTATATTTAGCAGCACTTTATCTCTGTGGAATTAAAGAAGCATATAAAATTGGTGGTGCGGGCGCAATAGGAATGATGGCCTATGGAACAGAAAATATAAAAAAAGTTGATGTAATCACTGGTCCGGGTAATATTTTTGTAGCAACGGCAAAAAAAATGGTTTTTGGCGATGTAATGATTGATATGGTGGCAGGTCCTAGTGAAATCGTAGTGATTGCTGATAAGAGTGCTGATGCAAGGTCTGTGGCAAATGATTTGTTGGCACAAGCAGAACATGATGAAATGGCAAGTGCAATTTTATTGACAGATAGCAAGGAATTAAGTCAGGAGGTACAAGAGATTCTTATGCAAACGCTACCTACTTTACAAAGAGAGAGTATTGCTGCTACTAGCTTAAAAGATCGCGGAGTAATTATTCTTTGTAGAGATATTAAAGAGTGTTTAAATCTTAGCAATACACTTGCACCTGAACATTTAGAATTATTAATAGCAAATCCCTTGGAGATGCTTGCACGCATTAAACATAGCGGAGCAATTTTTATAGGTCCTTATGCGCCAGAGGCAATGGGGGATTATATTGCAGGACCTAATCATACTTTGCCAACAGGTGGTAGTGCAAGATTTTTTTCACCACTTAGTGTGGAGCATTTTATGAAAAAAAGTTCCATTATTTATCTTTCAAAAGAGGGGTTTGAAGATTTGGCATCTTCTTGTGAAAGATTGGCAGAAATTGAAGGGCTTGGTGCTCATAAGAATTCTATTAGTGTAAGGAGAAAATAA
- a CDS encoding Dps family protein, translating to MNKTIELLRQLQADSLVLFMKIHNFHWNVKGSDFYQVHSATEAIYGEFATMFDDLAELVAQMGEVPVITLSEALQVAKIKEESKKSFTSREVFAAIAQDYTYLLENFKKLSQFADENNDKPVANYADEKISSLQKSLWMLKAAQA from the coding sequence ATGAATAAGACTATTGAATTATTACGACAATTACAAGCAGATAGCTTAGTGCTTTTCATGAAAATTCATAATTTTCATTGGAATGTAAAGGGGAGTGATTTTTATCAAGTACATAGTGCTACTGAAGCAATTTATGGAGAATTTGCAACAATGTTTGATGATTTAGCAGAGTTGGTTGCACAAATGGGTGAAGTTCCTGTAATTACATTATCTGAAGCTTTGCAGGTTGCAAAAATTAAAGAAGAGAGTAAAAAAAGTTTTACTTCTAGAGAAGTATTTGCGGCAATCGCTCAAGATTATACTTATCTTCTTGAGAATTTCAAAAAGCTTTCACAATTTGCAGATGAAAATAATGATAAGCCTGTAGCAAATTACGCAGATGAAAAAATCAGTAGTTTGCAAAAATCTCTTTGGATGCTTAAAGCTGCACAAGCTTAA
- a CDS encoding SurA N-terminal domain-containing protein translates to MFRSTLLFCSFIFSLLYAEEKLIAGIAITVNGDPITLYEIAEIQKMQKITKEKAIDILISEKLKSQEIKRLKVNISEEKLDEEIQNMAYRNGTDLEGFYKALKSQGIKIKDYKKDLKNQIETQELMRNVLLSNANNSGEAEMKEYYDKHPDEFNMPKEVVVMRYSSSDSDLLKKAIKTPDIAVRGVERAQEKMSLEMMAPQIAQVFTSTKIGEFTTILNAGNNTYVTFLIKEKKGAEKTSFQQAKNFIAQKLIEKRQDKILEDYFEKIKQKANIITIRN, encoded by the coding sequence ATGTTTCGCTCTACACTGCTTTTTTGTAGTTTTATCTTTTCCCTGCTTTATGCTGAAGAAAAGCTCATCGCAGGGATTGCTATCACAGTTAATGGCGATCCTATCACGCTTTATGAAATTGCAGAAATACAAAAAATGCAAAAAATTACCAAAGAAAAAGCTATTGACATTCTTATTTCTGAAAAACTTAAATCCCAAGAAATTAAACGTTTAAAAGTAAATATTAGCGAAGAAAAGCTTGATGAAGAAATTCAAAATATGGCATATAGAAATGGCACAGATCTTGAAGGTTTTTATAAAGCACTCAAATCCCAAGGTATCAAAATAAAAGACTACAAAAAAGATCTCAAAAACCAAATTGAAACCCAGGAGCTTATGCGAAATGTCTTATTATCCAATGCAAATAACTCTGGTGAAGCAGAGATGAAAGAATATTACGATAAACATCCCGATGAATTCAATATGCCAAAAGAAGTAGTAGTTATGCGATATAGCTCTAGTGATTCTGATCTTTTGAAAAAAGCTATCAAGACTCCTGATATTGCTGTTAGAGGTGTGGAACGCGCACAAGAAAAAATGTCATTAGAAATGATGGCACCACAGATTGCACAAGTCTTTACAAGCACAAAAATAGGTGAATTTACCACTATTTTAAATGCAGGCAATAATACTTATGTAACATTTTTGATTAAAGAAAAAAAAGGTGCGGAAAAAACTTCGTTTCAGCAAGCAAAAAATTTTATCGCACAAAAACTTATTGAAAAACGTCAGGATAAAATCCTTGAAGATTATTTTGAAAAAATCAAGCAAAAAGCAAATATTATCACAATTAGAAACTAA
- the rnhA gene encoding ribonuclease HI → MKKIQIYCDGSCLNNPGFGGYCAILRYKQTEKIIHGSMPNTTNNRMELLAVIEALKALKEPCEIELYSDSKYVCEGIQKWIFSWIKKNFRDVKNPDLWKEFLNYSKNHKIKTFWIKGHNNHPENEKCDTIAREQAQLLKEQYVQP, encoded by the coding sequence ATGAAAAAAATTCAAATTTATTGCGACGGATCTTGCCTTAACAATCCAGGATTTGGTGGATATTGCGCAATATTGCGCTATAAACAAACAGAAAAAATCATCCATGGGAGTATGCCAAATACTACAAATAATCGTATGGAACTTCTCGCGGTAATAGAAGCCCTAAAAGCCCTAAAAGAGCCTTGTGAAATCGAACTTTATAGCGATTCAAAATATGTTTGTGAAGGCATACAAAAATGGATTTTTAGCTGGATAAAAAAAAATTTTCGTGATGTTAAAAACCCTGATTTATGGAAAGAATTTTTAAATTATTCTAAAAACCACAAAATCAAAACTTTTTGGATAAAGGGTCATAACAACCACCCAGAAAATGAAAAATGTGATACAATCGCAAGGGAACAAGCACAACTACTAAAGGAGCAATATGTGCAACCTTGA
- the rnc gene encoding ribonuclease III yields MCNLEELENSIGYHFKDKNLLLTALTHKSYKNHQNNERLEFLGDAVLDLLVGEFLYHKFPKNQEGDLSKMRAALVNEQSFTSFAQAINLQNFIRISHNEESNLGREKSSILSSAFEALIGAIYLESGIKIAKKTTYKILEELYPKIDTQSLFIDYKTALQEITQARFNEIPRYELLEEIGPDHCKKFKISLLIQGQEYARAIGTSKKNAQQNCAKIAYQKIIEQEKI; encoded by the coding sequence ATGTGCAACCTTGAAGAACTTGAAAATTCTATTGGCTACCACTTTAAGGACAAGAATTTATTACTAACTGCACTCACTCATAAAAGCTATAAAAATCATCAAAATAATGAAAGATTGGAATTTTTGGGTGATGCTGTTTTGGATTTATTGGTAGGAGAATTTCTCTACCATAAATTTCCCAAAAATCAAGAAGGAGATCTCTCTAAAATGCGTGCAGCACTAGTCAATGAACAAAGTTTTACAAGTTTTGCACAAGCCATTAATCTACAAAATTTTATCCGCATCTCTCACAACGAAGAAAGTAATTTGGGTAGAGAAAAATCTTCTATTCTCTCTAGCGCATTTGAAGCATTAATTGGTGCTATCTATCTTGAATCTGGTATTAAAATAGCCAAAAAAACTACCTACAAGATCCTAGAAGAACTCTATCCAAAAATTGATACACAAAGCCTTTTTATTGACTACAAAACCGCTTTACAAGAAATCACACAGGCTCGCTTTAATGAAATCCCTCGCTATGAGCTTTTGGAAGAAATTGGTCCTGACCACTGCAAAAAATTTAAAATCTCCTTACTAATACAAGGGCAAGAATATGCACGTGCTATCGGAACAAGCAAGAAAAATGCCCAGCAAAATTGTGCAAAAATTGCATACCAAAAAATTATTGAACAAGAAAAAATATGA
- the aroC gene encoding chorismate synthase: MNTFGQRLKISTFGESHGKAIGCIIDGLPAGLFIDEVRIAQELDRRKGGKNLFSTQRKEADSFEILSGVFNSYTTGTPLAILIYNTDSKSKDYEEIRNLFRPSHADFTYFHKYGFRDYRGGGRSSARETVARVCAGSVAKMLLEHFGIFTQSGIYAIGEIEASEIDFDFAKNSEIFSLDKDKESAQKNLILDTKKAHDSIGGVALIKASGTIPIGLGEGLYHKLDSQIGSLMMGLNGVKAVEIGAGILAAKNTGSKNNDSMDSQGFLSNRHGGVLGGMSSGEEIILKVHFKPTPSIFITQNTQDIYKNQISFNLKGRHDPCIAIRGSVVCEHLLALILADLLLLNTSAKLSHLEKIYFSSH; encoded by the coding sequence ATGAATACCTTTGGTCAGCGTCTTAAAATAAGTACTTTTGGAGAATCTCATGGAAAGGCCATTGGTTGCATAATTGATGGATTGCCCGCAGGATTATTTATTGATGAAGTGCGTATCGCACAAGAACTGGATAGGAGAAAAGGTGGAAAAAATCTTTTTAGTACACAAAGAAAAGAAGCAGATTCTTTTGAAATTTTAAGCGGGGTTTTTAATTCTTACACCACAGGCACCCCTCTTGCAATTCTTATCTACAACACAGATAGTAAAAGCAAAGATTATGAAGAAATTCGCAATCTTTTTCGACCTTCGCACGCAGATTTCACCTATTTTCACAAATATGGCTTTAGAGATTATCGTGGTGGCGGAAGGAGTTCAGCAAGAGAAACTGTTGCTAGAGTATGTGCCGGAAGTGTCGCAAAGATGCTCTTGGAGCATTTTGGTATTTTTACGCAAAGTGGAATTTATGCAATCGGGGAAATAGAAGCATCAGAAATTGATTTTGATTTTGCCAAAAATAGTGAAATTTTTAGCCTAGATAAAGATAAAGAATCTGCACAAAAAAATTTAATTTTAGATACAAAAAAAGCTCATGATAGTATTGGTGGGGTAGCTCTCATAAAGGCTTCTGGAACAATTCCTATTGGTCTTGGTGAAGGGCTTTATCATAAATTAGATTCTCAAATTGGAAGTTTAATGATGGGATTAAATGGTGTAAAAGCCGTAGAAATTGGTGCAGGGATTTTAGCAGCAAAAAACACTGGGAGCAAAAATAATGATTCTATGGACTCTCAAGGATTTTTAAGCAATCGCCACGGAGGGGTTCTTGGAGGAATGAGTAGTGGAGAAGAGATAATTTTAAAAGTTCATTTCAAACCTACGCCTAGTATTTTTATCACGCAAAATACACAAGATATTTATAAAAATCAAATATCTTTTAATCTCAAAGGAAGACATGATCCTTGCATTGCTATTCGAGGAAGTGTTGTATGCGAACATTTATTAGCATTAATTTTAGCAGATTTATTACTTCTAAATACAAGTGCCAAACTAAGCCATCTTGAAAAAATTTATTTTTCATCACATTAA
- a CDS encoding DUF3943 domain-containing protein, which translates to MKKKLILLFLLLNFMHAEFKEPPAFFEPDKKYRYLLMSNGVLFATAVAAFGTLLLLPESITNWSDEDIANLGTNYVKKVNLGPVIDKDKLYLNYLAHPYVGAIYYMQPRTAGFSWTASAFYSFLFSTFFWEYGLEAFAEIPSWQDLILTPALGSLIGEGFYQASRYIQNHHGRLWNSKFLGTIALMIMDPIGFIMRDMGLAKAVGIKNKNIITATMPQKEGFVASIKIIW; encoded by the coding sequence ATGAAGAAAAAACTTATACTTTTATTTTTATTGTTAAATTTTATGCATGCAGAATTTAAAGAGCCGCCTGCTTTTTTTGAACCTGACAAAAAATACCGCTATCTTCTTATGAGTAATGGTGTGCTTTTTGCAACAGCAGTTGCAGCGTTTGGAACACTATTGTTATTACCAGAAAGTATCACAAACTGGAGTGATGAAGATATTGCAAATCTTGGCACAAATTATGTTAAAAAAGTAAATTTAGGTCCTGTTATTGATAAAGATAAGCTTTATTTAAATTATCTTGCACATCCTTATGTTGGAGCGATTTATTATATGCAGCCTCGCACTGCGGGATTTAGCTGGACTGCATCTGCGTTCTATTCTTTTTTGTTTTCAACATTTTTTTGGGAATATGGACTTGAGGCTTTTGCAGAAATTCCAAGTTGGCAAGACCTAATTCTAACTCCTGCATTAGGCTCACTAATTGGTGAAGGGTTTTATCAAGCCTCCCGCTATATTCAAAATCATCATGGCAGACTATGGAATTCAAAATTTTTGGGCACTATAGCCTTAATGATTATGGATCCCATAGGATTTATTATGCGTGATATGGGTCTTGCAAAGGCTGTTGGAATCAAAAATAAAAATATCATCACTGCAACAATGCCTCAAAAAGAAGGATTTGTAGCAAGTATCAAAATTATTTGGTAA
- a CDS encoding flavodoxin gives MKKIGIFYGTDSGNTHTIADLIAKKLEVDTKPMDVSKVNKQQILEYDYLILASSTYGYGDLQSDWEDMIDAFDAKDFEGKTIALVGLGDQDTYSDTFCDCLYYLYEKVRLGNVVGKTSIEGYSFDSTKSLEDGKFLGLVLDEDNQPELTQERIEKWVAEIKPFFS, from the coding sequence ATGAAAAAAATAGGTATATTTTATGGAACTGATAGTGGAAATACGCACACTATTGCTGATTTAATTGCAAAAAAATTAGAAGTTGATACAAAACCAATGGATGTTTCCAAGGTAAATAAACAGCAGATTTTAGAGTATGATTATTTGATTTTAGCAAGTTCTACCTATGGTTATGGGGATTTGCAATCAGATTGGGAGGATATGATTGATGCTTTTGATGCTAAGGATTTTGAGGGAAAAACTATTGCATTAGTTGGATTAGGGGATCAAGATACTTATAGTGATACTTTTTGTGATTGTTTGTATTATCTTTACGAAAAAGTTAGGCTTGGTAATGTGGTTGGTAAAACCAGTATTGAGGGTTATAGTTTTGATTCTACCAAGTCTTTAGAAGATGGGAAATTTTTAGGTTTGGTGCTTGATGAAGATAATCAACCTGAGCTCACACAAGAGCGTATTGAAAAATGGGTTGCAGAAATTAAGCCATTTTTTAGTTAA
- a CDS encoding DedA family protein encodes MEAIQIFQENLQTWGYLLVFVYSLGGGYVAIVAAGFLCSMGKMDISLSILLAFLGNAIGTNFFALMVRMQKKDFEKYLKKHKRKVALAFLWLKKYGVGLILFSKYLYGIKTIVPIAIGVSRYKLKKFYFFNTLACLVWAISVGLVSFFAANFFQNILDKLSFLPAYTAPVLFVIFILIILGVLKIYSTKKS; translated from the coding sequence GTGGAAGCTATTCAAATATTTCAGGAAAATTTACAAACTTGGGGATATTTGCTTGTATTTGTTTATTCTTTGGGTGGGGGATATGTAGCAATTGTTGCAGCAGGATTTTTGTGTAGCATGGGGAAAATGGATATTAGCTTGAGTATTTTATTGGCATTTTTGGGCAATGCAATTGGAACAAATTTTTTTGCTCTTATGGTGCGAATGCAGAAAAAAGATTTTGAAAAATATCTTAAAAAGCACAAAAGAAAAGTAGCATTAGCATTTTTGTGGCTTAAAAAGTATGGTGTAGGATTAATTTTATTTAGCAAGTATTTATATGGAATTAAAACTATCGTGCCGATTGCTATTGGAGTAAGTAGATATAAGTTGAAAAAATTTTATTTTTTTAATACGCTTGCATGTCTAGTATGGGCTATTTCTGTTGGACTTGTGAGTTTTTTTGCTGCAAATTTTTTCCAAAATATTTTAGATAAGCTTTCTTTTTTACCCGCATATACTGCTCCTGTTTTATTTGTTATATTTATACTTATTATTCTAGGGGTTTTGAAAATTTATAGTACGAAAAAAAGTTAA